In Euphorbia lathyris chromosome 10, ddEupLath1.1, whole genome shotgun sequence, a single genomic region encodes these proteins:
- the LOC136208875 gene encoding uncharacterized protein isoform X4 — translation MSFDSLLNLRSVFLPVLQYTLNPVPPSYTWFIRVKMGSMLRIMYQIGKLLIIFLFGYKQTMTFQSVKAWLIFATTFVCGRNSFGLKSEPSIDKENPESIAMGVNTY, via the exons ATGAGTTTCGATTCTCTGCTTAACTTGAG ATCTGTTTTTTTACCTGTGTTGCAGTATACCTTAAATCCG GTGCCCCCGAGCTACACATGGTTCATAAGAGTAAAGATGGGAAGTATGTTGCGGATTATGTATCAAATTGGAAAATTACTTATTATCT TTTTGTTCGGATACAAACAAACAATGACTTTCCAAAGTGTGAAAGCATGGCTTATATTCGCTACAACATTCGTGTGTGGAAGGAACAGTTTTGGGCTAAAATCCGAGCCATCCATTGATAAAGAGAATCCAGAATCAATAGCAATGGGAGTCAATACCTATTAG
- the LOC136208875 gene encoding uncharacterized protein isoform X2: MVFTRRSVMWYTFNPFSVIFQPFAVNPTSDPPMSFDSLLNLRSVFLPVLQYTLNPVPPSYTWFIRVKMGSMLRIMYQIGKLLIIFLFGYKQTMTFQSVKAWLIFATTFVCGRNSFGLKSEPSIDKENPESIAMGVNTY, translated from the exons ATGGTGTTTACACGCAGATCTGTGATGTGGTATACCTTTAATCCG TTTTCAGTAATTTTCCAGCCTTTTGCAGTGAATCCGACCTCGGATCCTCCAATGAGTTTCGATTCTCTGCTTAACTTGAG ATCTGTTTTTTTACCTGTGTTGCAGTATACCTTAAATCCG GTGCCCCCGAGCTACACATGGTTCATAAGAGTAAAGATGGGAAGTATGTTGCGGATTATGTATCAAATTGGAAAATTACTTATTATCT TTTTGTTCGGATACAAACAAACAATGACTTTCCAAAGTGTGAAAGCATGGCTTATATTCGCTACAACATTCGTGTGTGGAAGGAACAGTTTTGGGCTAAAATCCGAGCCATCCATTGATAAAGAGAATCCAGAATCAATAGCAATGGGAGTCAATACCTATTAG
- the LOC136208875 gene encoding uncharacterized protein isoform X3, which translates to MVFTRRSVMWYTFNPFSVIFQPFAVNPTSDPPMSFDSLLNLSAGAPELHMVHKSKDGKYVADYVSNWKITYYLFVRIQTNNDFPKCESMAYIRYNIRVWKEQFWAKIRAIH; encoded by the exons ATGGTGTTTACACGCAGATCTGTGATGTGGTATACCTTTAATCCG TTTTCAGTAATTTTCCAGCCTTTTGCAGTGAATCCGACCTCGGATCCTCCAATGAGTTTCGATTCTCTGCTTAACTTGAG TGCAGGTGCCCCCGAGCTACACATGGTTCATAAGAGTAAAGATGGGAAGTATGTTGCGGATTATGTATCAAATTGGAAAATTACTTATTATCT TTTTGTTCGGATACAAACAAACAATGACTTTCCAAAGTGTGAAAGCATGGCTTATATTCGCTACAACATTCGTGTGTGGAAGGAACAGTTTTGGGCTAAAATCCGAGCCATCCATTGA
- the LOC136208875 gene encoding uncharacterized protein isoform X1: MVFTRRSVMWYTFNPFSVIFQPFAVNPTSDPPMSFDSLLNLRFRSIFSLVFSVIAISFLSVSILFYTHWSCRSIFYWVFMLFTRRSVFLPVLQYTLNPVPPSYTWFIRVKMGSMLRIMYQIGKLLIIFLFGYKQTMTFQSVKAWLIFATTFVCGRNSFGLKSEPSIDKENPESIAMGVNTY, translated from the exons ATGGTGTTTACACGCAGATCTGTGATGTGGTATACCTTTAATCCG TTTTCAGTAATTTTCCAGCCTTTTGCAGTGAATCCGACCTCGGATCCTCCAATGAGTTTCGATTCTCTGCTTAACTTGAGGTTTAGATCCATTTTCAGTTTGGTTTTTAGTGTTATCGCCATTTCATTCCTCTCGGTTTCGATTCTCTTCTATACTCACTGGAGTTGTAGATCTATTTTTTATTGGGTTTTTATGTTGTTTACACGCAGATCTGTTTTTTTACCTGTGTTGCAGTATACCTTAAATCCG GTGCCCCCGAGCTACACATGGTTCATAAGAGTAAAGATGGGAAGTATGTTGCGGATTATGTATCAAATTGGAAAATTACTTATTATCT TTTTGTTCGGATACAAACAAACAATGACTTTCCAAAGTGTGAAAGCATGGCTTATATTCGCTACAACATTCGTGTGTGGAAGGAACAGTTTTGGGCTAAAATCCGAGCCATCCATTGATAAAGAGAATCCAGAATCAATAGCAATGGGAGTCAATACCTATTAG